TCGGTATGGCCGATGATGGTCACATAGGTGGCCGGATTGTCGTTCAGCGTGCTGGCGAAGCGGTCGAGGATGGGCCGGAAGTTCGGCTTGATGTCGGCGCGGTTGGTGTCGAACGAGATGTCGCTCGGGATTTCGAGCTTGAGGCGGTTGTCGGCGGTCTGCGAGACCTGCACGCCGGTGCCGCGGGTGGCCTGTTCCATCGCCTGGCGCTGCTGCTCCATGTGCTTGGACCAGACGTTGCCGGCCACTGCGCCGGCCAGGCCGCCGAGTACCGCGCCGCGGGTCGCTCGCCCGCTGCCGCCGCCGCCCGTGCTGGCGCCGAGAATGGCGCCGAGGCCCGCGCCGACGCCGGCGCCGGTCGCGGTGCCGCGCTGGGTGGCGTTCATGTCGGCGCAGCCGCTGGCGGCCAGCGCGAGGACTGTCGCTCCCAGGGTCGATCGAATGAAAGCTGCATGCATGGGATTCTCCTCAAAAAAAATATCCGTTTCGAAGGCGCACCCGCCAGTGCGGGCACGCCCGCGAAACGGATCGGGCGGGTAATGCGGGTGTTAAGTGGCGGGCTTTATATGCCGCGTCCACTGATCAGGCGAACCAGGATCATGATGACGGCAACGACCAGCAGGATGTGGATGAAGCCGCCGACGGTGTAGGAAGTGACCAGACCAAGCAGCCACAGAAGGATGAGTACAACAGCGATAGTGTAGAGCATGACAATGTCCTTTCCGTTTTAACCGGCGATGTCTTTGCCGTGAGTTCAGTATCCCGGGATCCGTGGCTGTGCTCCGTACGCTGACGTACATTATGCCGCGGATTTTTGTTCTTTTCGCAAGCCTGGAATCCAGCCGATGAAACCCATCAGGCCCACGAAGCCGATCATGCAGGTCAGCAGGCCGCCGCTGATCACGAAGAACACGTCGTGCGCGGCGATCTCGCCGCTGCCCGGCTGCACCGGACCGGCACTGACGAGGCCGAAGCCGGTGAGAAGTACACCCCAGAGAATGATCCCGACCCAAGCAATGCTGTTCATTGGACGTCCTTTCGAGTTTTGTTCTCCGCCATCTTTTCCGGCGTGGATTGATTCTTGATCGCTATACGGTCGAGTTCCGTGCGCTGGCGCACATTGCGAAAAAGAAAACAAAAACGGGGCTGCAGCCCCGTCTTCACTTCACCCGCCACGCATGGCCGGGCACCATTCCGGTGCATCAGCCAGTGCTTCAGGCCGAACGCAGCGACCCTTTCACGATGCGGACGCGGTCGCCGGTACGCCACTGCGGCACGCTCTGCTGGTGGAAGGTACGCAGGGTGCCGTCGTCCAGCCGGACCCGGATCTCGTAGCTGTGATTGGCCTTCATATTGCCTTCGACCTGGTTGCCCATCACGGCGCCGCCGACCGCGCCGGCCACCGTCGCCAGCTGGCGGCCGTGGCCGCTGCCGACCTGGTTGCCAAGCAGGCCGCCGAGGATGGCGCCGCCGGCCGCGCCGACGCCGCTGCCCTGGGCGCGGGTCGTGATCTGGCGGATCGATTCGACATTGCCGCAGCTGCCGCACCAGCGGCTCGACGACTCTTCCTGGGCCACGCGGGTGCTGGCCTTGGCTTTCGGATGGCTCTCGCGCAGCGGCGCCGGCTCGGCGTAGCCGGAAGCGGCCGCACCCTGGACGCTGCTGCCGTAGGCCGCGCCGCTCTCGGCGGCATAGCCCGGCGCGGCGGCCGGGGCGTAGGTGCTGGCGGTGGCGGGCGCAGGCGGGAGCGGCGCCGGGGCGGGGACGGCGGGCGCATACGCGCCGGCTACCGGCTGGGCCGGATACGCCGGCGCCATCGCGTTCGGCTGCTGCAGGCTGGCCGACAGCGCGGCGCGGTCCGCTTCATTCAGTCCGCCGTTCGTGGTGCGGCCCTTCGAGGACGGCAGCCAGCCCATGATGGCGGCGGTGCCGACCGCGCAGAACAGGATCACGGCGAGCGCCGCGAGGATCAGGAGGGGATGCTGTCCGCGGCGTGCCGGCGGTGTCGGATGTGTGTTCATGGCTGGTCCTTGTTTTCTTCAGTTCGGTCCATTCATTGTCCATTCCAACAACATGATATTCCGTGCGTCACCGTACATACTTCCCCTTACCGCGCCGGTACGCTGACCTGAAGTTGTTAGCAAATGATACTGCGGCGCCGGGCTTATCCGGGCGGCGCCCAACCGCGAGGGTCCGATGAATTATCCTGCTGCACCAATGGTCGCCGAGCATAACGCCAACCTGCTGCTGAATGCGCTTCCACCGGAAGACCTGGCACGCATGCTGCCGGCGCTCGACCAGGTCCAGGTGGAGGTCGGCGCCGTGTTGTGCGAACCGGGCGACCCCATCCGCCAGATCTATTTTCCGCACGATTGCCTGGTCTCGATGATGGCCGTGGCCGAAGTCCGCATGACGCTCGAGGTCGGCCTGGTCGGCCGCGAAGGCATGATCGGCGCCACCGTCGCCCTTGGCCACGACACCACCCAGGTGCGCGCCGTGGTGCAGCGCGCCGGCAGCGCCAGCCGCATCGACGCCGACCTGTTCCGCGCCGAGTTCGCGCGCAGCCCGGCCCTGCAGCGCGTGCTGTACCGCTACACCGACTCGCTGCTCGGCCAGGCCATCCAGATCGCCGTCTGCAGCCGCTACCACGTGCTGGAGGCGCGCCTGGCGCGTTCGCTGCTGGTCACGCGCGACCGCCTGCAGTCCGACCGCTTCCACCTGACCCACGAGTTCCTCGCGCATGCGCTGGGCGTGCGGCGGGTCGGCGTCACCAAGGCCGCCAGCGCCCTGCAGCAGCAGGGGCTGATCAACTACAGCCGCGGCAATATCGAGATCCTCGATCCCGAAGGCCTGGCCCAGGCCGCCTGCACCTGCTACGAGATCGTGCGCGAGGCAGGAGCGGGCGCCGGTGTCTCGGCATCCGCACCGCTGTTCGTATAAATCTTTCCGGTAAACCGGTCCCCGAAAAACAGAACGCCCCGTCGAAACGGGGCGTTCTTGTTTGCGGACCGGCTCGCGCCGGCCTGCCTGGCACGACTTAGTGGGTCTTGCCGGTCTGGTTGCCGATCACGCCGCCGACGGCTGCGCCGCCGACTGCGCCGACAGCGCTGCCGCCGGTCAGGACGGAACCGGCCACGGCGCCGACGCCGGCGCCGACGGCGGTATTACGGTCCTGGCGGTTCATGTCGGCGCAGCCGGTCAGTGCCAGGGCGGCGGTTGCCAGGGAAGCGGTCACAACGATTTGTTTGATGGTTTTCATGATGGATCTCCTTACGGTGGGTTTTTGCTTTACTTCTTACCTGAGACGCAGGTCGTTTCTGACCGATTTCACGCCCCTTACGGTGCGCACAGCCGCTGCGGCTGCCGCCACATCGTCCGCCGAGCGGACGAATCCGCTAAGCTGGACGATTCCCTGTTCGGTTTCCACATGCAGATCGGAAACCGACAGGTTCGGATCCCCGCCGATGGCTGCCTTGACTCCGGTCGTGATGGTGGCGTCATCGATGGCCTGGCCGGCTGCTTCGCCGGTTGCCGCACATCCCGTGACGGTCGCCAATCCCAGCACCAAGGCGGCCAGCAGCGTCGCGGTACATCCGAATTGCTTCATCTATCTTCCTTGCCGTGTTGCGTGTTTCAGTGCTTCCAGATTAAGTGCGCACGATAGATGGGTCTGTACGACAACTCACACTATCGTGCTCAGCGTTTCTGCCGGCCCGGCGGCGGCGCCTGCGGCTTGGCCCCGGCCTGGGCCAGCAGGGCGGCGCAGGGGCTGTCCTTGCCCGGTCCGGTGTTGATCAGCGGGAGCAGGGCGGCGGCCGGCGCGGCCACGATCGCCAGCGCGGCGGCGGCGCCGCCTTTCAGCGCCAGTACTTTCTTGTCGAGCTGCAGGTCGGGCTGCTTGAAGGTGCCGCGCACGTAGAAGGGCGTGCGCAGGGTGAACAGGCGCAGCCCCTTGGTCTCGGGCTTGACGCGCAGGTCGATCTTCTCGTTGCCGAGGTTGATCCAGCCGTTGATGTCGACGATCGCCTCGTCGGTGTCGAGCACGAAGGTATTCGTCGTCGCCACGCCGTTCTTGACGTCGAGGTCGGACGCCAGGCAGTTCAGCTGCACCTGCTTGTCGCCGAACAGCTTGGTGATGATGACGTTGCCGACGTTCAGGCCGGCTTCCTCGAGCAGCAGCTTGCTGACCACCCCCTGGCTCACCAGGGCCTTCACTTCGCCGTTCGACTTGGCCAGCATCTCGCCGACCGAATCGCCGGTGGCGGTCAGCTTGGTCTGGGCAAAGACGGCGCCGGCGGTGGCCTGCTGGATCTTCTGGATCTGCGGGAACAGCTGCTTGACCTCGATGTGGCGTCCGGTGGCGTCGAGCGTGGCCTTGATCGCATCCTTGCCCGCGCCGCCGCTGCCGTCGAGGGTGACGGTCGAGGTCACGGTGCCGCCGGCCAGGCCGAAGTCCAGCGGATTCAGGCGCAGCACGCCGTTCTCCATGGTCAGGTGGGTCTTCAGTTTGTTGAGCGGCAGCTCCGCGGTCTTGACGATGCGATCGGCCGAGAAGTGCACGTCGGCGTCCAGCACTTTCCACTTTTCGGTGTGGAATTTTTCCACTGGCAGGGCCTTGTTCGCCGGCTGGACCGCCGCCACGCCGCGTTCGCGCTTGCTGGCGTTGGAATCGGCGCCGATCAGCGGGCCGAGGTCGGCGAAGCGCAACTGGTTCGAGTGGATGGTGGCGCTGAGCTTGTTGCGCGGCTTGCGGCTCTCGAAGCTCAGGCTGCCGGCGATGTCGGATTCGCCGACCTTGCCCTTGAACTTGTCGTAGGTCCAGCTGCTGCCCTTGCCGTTCGCGCCTTCGCCCAGCGCGCCGGTCAGGTGGCCCTCGGTCGAGAAGGCCGGGGTCTCCGGCAGCACCACGCCGGTGAAGGCGTACAGGCGCGCCATGCTGGGGCCGGCCAGCTTCAGGCGCAGGTCGAGCCCGGCCAGTTTCGCCGGCCGCGTGACCGTGCCCTCGACCGCCAGGCGGTAGGGGCCGGAATGCACGTCGGCCTGGATCGGGAAGGGCGCGTCCTGGTCCTTCAGGGTCAGCACGCCACCCAGCTTGCCGCCGCCCGTCACCGGCGCATCGTTATAGGTTCCGTGCACCGTGAAGCCGATGCCGTAGGTCGGGTCCTTGGCGAGCGTGTCGACGTCGGCGGTGATGTCGGCGTCGGTGACCGCATCCTTGATATGAATGACGCCCTTCGACAGCACCAGCCGCTCGAGGTCCAGCTTCCACTTCGACTGCTTTTCTTCGTGCTTGTAGACCCAGTTGTAGTGGCTGGCGTCGGTGCGCAGCAGGTCGACGCGCGGGCCGTCGACGCGCAGCACCGGAATGTCGATGGTGTGGCTGAGCAGGGGGAAAGGATTCAGCGAAAACGAGAACTGGCGCACGCTGGCGGTGTCGCCCTTCGGCATGTTCGCCGGATTGCCGACGTGCACGTCATTGGCGTACAGGTGCGGCCAGGGGATATGGTCGCGCCAGGTCCGCTGGCCCGGCACGATCGTGTCCGATGGCCGTTCCCATTTCACGGAGAGGTCGCCGACGATGGCGAAGGGGCGCTCGATCGCCTCGCTGACCTTCGCGTTCAGCCAGGGCTTGACCCGGTTCCAGTCGAAAGTGAGCAGGATGATGATGGCGATGACGGGAACGGCGATCAGGATGCCGAGGATCCAGAACGTGATCTTCAGCGGGCGCGAGATGGTGTGCGAGCCGTGCCGCCTGCCGCCGCCGGCGCTGCCGCGGTCTTCCTTGTCCGCGGACTTGTTCTCCTCATGCTGTTGGGTTGTCATGGGCAGTCCTTCTGGTGGGAGTGTGTTGAAGCCAGATTAACGTAAAGGTCTGCAGATCAATGTGCGGTGTCGCACCCAACCTGGGTGTGCCTTGCGCCAGATCGCCCCTATGTGCGGCAGCGAACCGATCTCTTCGGGCAAGGGGCTTATAACGTTACCAACACATTTCCTTCAAGCGGAGAAAACGATGGACATGAAATCGATGAACCTGCTGCTGCGGGTTGGCGCGGCTGCCGCGGTCCTGAGCCTGGCCGCCTGCGCCAGCCCGGAGAAGACGCCGGCCACGGCTGCCGTCGCGGTGTCGCACAACGCCGTCGATAACGCCGTATCGGCCGGCGCGCCCGAACTGGCGCCCGAAGAGATCAGCGCCGCCCGCGCCAAGATGATGCAGGCCAACCAGGCGCTGGCAGCCAAGGACTACAAGCGGGCGCGCGAGCTGGCGGTGCAGGCCCAGGCGGACGCCAAGCTGGCCCAGGCCAAGGCGAATTCGGCCAAGGCCACCGCGGCATCGAACGCGCTCAACGAAGACCTGCGCGTGCTGCGCCAGGAAGTGGACCGCGCCAATTCCGATCAGCAATAAGCTAGGCAATACCCGCGCCGGCAGGCGCCCATAAGAAGAAAGGACTCACCATGAAAGCGCATTTTTTGAAGTCGGCGATGTTCGCCGGCGCCGTGCTGCTGGCTGGCTGCAGCACCGTCCCGACCACCACCGCGACCCTCGACGAGGCGCGCGCCGACTACGTGGCCGCCAGCAATAATCCTCAGGTCGCGAGCAATGCGCCGCTCGAATTCCGCCAGGCCAGCGAAGCCCTCGACCGCGCCAACCAGGCCGCCGCCAAGCGCGAGAGCCTGGACACGATCGACCGCCTGGCCTATGTGGCCAAGCAGCGCATCGCCACCGCCCAGGAAGTGGCGAAGGCCAAGACGGCCGAGGCCGAGATCGCCGACGCCAGCCGCCAGCGCGACCGCGTGCAGCTCGAAGCCCGCACCGCCGAGGCCGAGCGCGCCAAGCGCGAAGCCGCCGCCGCCAACGCCCAGGTGGCCACCGCCCAGCAGCAGGCCCAGGATGCCCAGGCCCAGGCCGCCGCCGCCCAGCAGCAGGCAGCCCAGCTGGCCGAGCGTTCCGCGCGCCTGGAAGCGATCCTGGTCGAGCTGCATGCGCAGAAGACCGAGCGCGGCATGGTGGTGACGATCGGCGACGTGCTGTTCGGCACCGACCGCGCCGAGCTGAACGCGAACGGCATGGCGACCGTGCGCAAACTGGCCGAGGTCATGATGCAGAACCCCGACCGCACCGTGCTGGTCGAAGGATTTACCGACAGCACCGGCAGCCACGCCCACAACCAGGAGCTGTCGGAGCGCCGCGCGCAATCCGTGGCCCAGGCCCTGACCAGCCTCGGCGTGGAACGGCAGCGCGTGGCGATGCGCGGCTACGGCGAAGCGTATCCGGTGGCGTCGAACGACACCGCCTCGAACCGCCAGCTGAACCGCCGCGTCGAGATCGTGCTGTCGAACGAGAACGCGCCCATCCCGCCGCGAGCGACGGCGCGCTGATTTGCTCCAGATTTTTTTATAGAAGGATAGATTACCCATGAACGAGACGAACTCCAAACTGGCCCACGGCTTCGACATCGAAGAAATCCGCCGCGCGGCCGCCAACCTCGAGGACGGCGCCGTCACCGAGGGTTATGCCGCCGACCGCGAAGCCGTGATCGCCATGCTCAACGCCGCGCTGGCCACCGAGCTGCTGTGCGTGCTGCGCTACAAGCGCCACTACTACACCGTCAGCGGCCCGAACACCGGACACATCAAGGCCGAATTCCTCGAGCACGCCCAGCAGGAGCAGGACCACGCCGACCGCATCGCCGAGCGCATCGTGCAGCTGAACGGTTCGCCGAACTTCAACCCGGCCACGCTGACCCAGCGCAGCCATGCCGAGTACGACGATTCCGAAGACGTGCAGGCGATGATCCGCGCCGACCTGATCGCCGAGCGCGTGGCGATCGAGTCCTACCGCCAGATGATCCAGGCAATCGGCGACAAGGACCCGACCACCAAGAACATGCTGATCGAGATCCTGGCGACCGAAGAGGAACACGCTGACGACATGCGCGACCTGTTGGCATAACAAAGCTTTATCAACCCACCAAGAACAAAGGAGTACAACATGCTCGATTCCATCCGCGCCAACACCGACGCCGCCCGCGCCAGGGCCAACGCCGCCTCCATGAACGGCAGCCTGGACGATGCCGGCACCGACATGCAGTCGCTGGTCAAGGACGCCCAGTCGCTGCTGACCGCCGCCGCTTCGCTGACCGGCACCAAGGCCGACGAGCTGCGCGCGCGCGGCATGCGCATGCTGGATGCGGCGCTGGGCAAGAGTGGCGAGTACAAGGATCAAGCCGTGGTCAAGGGTAAGGAACTGGCGCGCGCCACCGATGTCTACGTTAAAGACAACCCGTGGCGCACCGTGGCCGCGGCAGCTGGTGTCGGCCTGCTGGTCGGTGTCCTGCTGGGCCGCAAATAAAAGAGCCGGGGGCAGCCATGGAAACCAAGGAAACAGTCGTACATGGCCCCGGCCTCATGGGTGGGATCACGGGCCTGGCAAAAAACCTGTTCGGCCTGGTGGTGTCGCGCGTGGAGCTTGCCGCGCTCGAACTGACCGAGGTGCGCAACCATGTGATCGAGCTCGTCGCCATCTTCGCGATGGCCGTGCTCGCCACCTGGTTCGCCCTCGCTTACGGCACCGCGACCATCGTCGCGCTGGCGTGGGACGAGATGGGCTGGAAGATCCTGCTCGTCATGTTCTTCGTCTTCCTCATCATCACCGGCATCCTGGTGGCCAAGGGCCTTTCCATGCTGAAGGCGGGCAAGCTCGCATTCCCGGAGACGATGAAGGAACTGCGCAACGACCGCGACATGCTGATGTGAGCAAGCAAGCTGAAAGGGGAGGAAATATGCAAAAGAACGATCATCGCAGCCACGAGGAACAGAAGCGGGCGCTGCTGCGCGACGGCGAGTTCTACCGCGCCGGCGTCGCCCATGCGCGTGCCCAGATCAAGCACGCGGCGCGTCCCGAAGTCATGTTTCACACGGTCATCGATCACGCCACTTGGGCACTGCGCACGCGTGCCGATGCACTGCTGAAACCTACCGGTACAAGTGTATCTGTGCTGGCTCCTTATGCCCTAACCGTGCTAGGCTTCATCCGTAGGCGCAAGCTCGTAAAACCTGCATTGGGCATCACGGCATTGGCAGGTATTGCCGCTTGGTACGTACAGCGCAAACGCGCGCAGCAAATGGCATACTGAGAGCGCATTCGCGGCCGGCCGGCAATGCAATACCGGGCCGGTCCGCATGACAGGATATGGTGGGGCTTGAGCGGCGTCGCAATCCTCGGATTGGACGCCGTCTTTTTGTCAGCCGTCCAGCTCTCGGCTCCGGGTTCTCAGCTCTCAGCTCTCAGCTCTCAGCTCTCAGCGCGAGGCCGGCGTCGAGGTCTGCACCGTGGACTGTACCGAGCCTTCCGGCGCAGCGTCGAGCTGGGCCGGGGCATTCTTCATCTCCTGCTCGTAGTTCGCGCGCGCTTCCTTCAGGCAGGCACTGCGTCCGCCCGAGCTGCCCTTGTGGCAGGCATTCTTCGCTTCTTCATAGGCGGCGCCGATTTCCTTCTGGAGCGTGCGCAGTCGCGCCTGGCGCGACATGTCCTCGCGGTCCCAGCGCCCCGGACCGCCTTGCCTGACTTCGCCTGCCTGCTTGGCCGCGACGGCCTTGTCGACGGTGCTGTCGTCATGGGTCTGCGCCTGGGCGTACGCGCCGGCGGCGCACAAGGCGGCAAGTGCGCCGGCCAGCACGCGCGCGCGCAAGCCTGTTTGTAGCTGTCTCATGGAATCCTCCGTGTTCTCGGCAAACAAAAGCCGGCGCGAGGCGCCGGCATGCTTCGATTCACATCATCCGATAGATTTCTTAGTAACGGTAGACGCGGCCGTCGACGATGCGCACGCGGTTGCCCACGCGCAGGTCGTTGACACTGTCCTGCATGACGGTGCGGTACTCGCCATTGTCCAGGCGGATATTCACGGCATACATCTGCTGGCCAGCCGCCGCGTCGCGGTTGCGCTCGACATTGTTGCCGATCGCTGCGCCGGCCACGCCGCCGGCCACGGTGGCTGCGGTACGGCCGCCGCCGCTGCCGACCTGGTTGCCGGCCAGTGCGCCGACCAGGCCGCCGACGATCGCGCCGGCGCCGCTGGTGCGGGCTTCCGCATTCGTCACCTGGATCGATTCGATGGTGCCGTAGCCGGCCGAGGCATTGTCGCGGTAGCCGCCGTTGTTGTAGCCACCGTTGTTGTAGCCGCCATTGTTATAGCCGGTGTTGTAACCGTCGCGGTAGCCACTGTTGTTGCCATAGTAGGGGTCGCTGCTGGCGCAACCGCCGAGGATTGCGCCGGCCGCTACCAGAGCGGCAAGAGTACGAATTGCTTTCATGATTTGTTCTCCTGGCAAAGATGTAAGGCCAGATTAAGCAGCCACATGCCTGAGGTCTGTGCGATGACGCACCCTGTCGTCCTGCCATTTGTTTGCTTTTTGCACACAATTTTTCGCTGTGTACGGCACCGAACAGAACTTGTGCTTACGGCAGAGTAAAACGTCACCTGAGTGTTGAAAAAAGGAGAAAAAGAATGCGAACACCTCACGTGATTCTGCTGCTGGGTGCTGCGATGCTGTGGGCCGCGAGCCATGCCCATGGGGCGACGCCGGCCAGCAAGCTGGCGTACGAACAGGCGCGCGAACTGGCGGCTGCCAATTACAAGAATGCGCGCGCCCAGTGCGATGCCGTGACCGGCAATCCGAAGGATGTGTGCGTGGCCGAAGCCAAGGCGGCGCGCGTGCGCACCGAAGAGGAAGCGCGCGCGAAGTACGAAGACACGCTGAAAGCCTATACCCGGGCCCGCCTGCGTATTGCCGACGCCGAGTACGAGCGCGACAAGGCCAAATGCGCCGGCCTGGCCGGCAACCCGAAGGATGTCTGCCAGGCCCAGGCCAAGGCGGCGCTGGTCGCGGCGCGCGCCGACGCCAAGGCCGACCAGAAAACCATCGAAGCGCGCAACGAAGCGCGCGACGACAAGCTGGAGGCGGCCTGGAAGGTTGCCATGGAACGCTGCGACGCCTTTGCCGGCGCCGCTCGCGACCAGTGCGTTTCGAACGCCAAGACCCAGTTCGGAAAATGATTTAAACGATTTATAACCGGCCTTCAAGGCCATTCCGTATCACCCGTGTGATGCATTGACAACAAAGGAGCTCATCATGACCATGACCAAACGTATCGCCACCGCCATCCTGACCGCTTCCGTCGCCTTCGCCGTCGTCGGCTGCGCGCAGACCGCCAGCCACGAAAGCACCGGCCAGTACCTCGACGACGCCGGCATCACCACCAAGGTGAAGGCTGCTTTCGCCGCTGATCCGAACGTCAAGGCGACCGAGATCAACGTCGAAACCTACCAGGGCACCGTTCAGCTGTCGGGCTTCGTGGCACAGCCGCAGGATGCGCAGCGCGCCGCCGACATCGCGCGTGGCGTGAAGGGCGTGACCGCCGTGAAGAACGACATTCGCGTCAAGTAAGGTACGTGGGGCAATCCGCGTAGAATAAGCTGACGCCGGATGAAGCTGTCCGGCCGCCGCGGGCGATCCGCCTGGTGATCCGCCCGGGCGCGTCGGCTGGACAGGACCATATCGGCCAGCCCTGGGGTTGGCCTTTTCTTTTTGCAGGTACCGCTATGCAGCTCGCTCCATCCGGCAACACATCCGTCGAGTCATCCGAATCCCACGCCGCGGCGCATCCGCCGGCGAGCGTACGTACGCCCGAGGACGCGGCGCGCGAAGCCGGCCTGCTGCACGAGGAGGGCGCGCCCACCGGCGAAGAGCTGGGCGCCATGCACGGCGGCCTGCGCCTGCCGGTGCACGTGAACGCGCGCGGGATGTCCCTGGGTATCCTGGCCACCGTCGCCTTCGTGTTCGCCCTCCAGGCGGCCAAGAATTTCCTCGTTCCCCTGCTGCTCGGCATTTTCCTTGCCTATACCCTCAGCCCGGTGGTGCGCTGGCTGGAGCGCTGGCACGTCAAGCGCGCGATCGGCGCGACCCTGGTCACGGCCGCGATCCTGGCCGGCATGGCCGTGACCATGCAGCGCCTGCAGGGCGAGTTCTTCAACATCGTCGACGGCCTGCCGACGCTGACCCACAAGGTCACCAGGCTGCTCACCGAGGCCTCCGACGGCCAGCCCTCGACCATCCAGCAGGTGCAGGCAGCCGCGGCCGAGATCGAACAGGCGGCCGCCAACGCCGGCTCGGATGCGCGCCGCGCCATCCAGCAAAAGCACGCGGCGCCGTCCAGCGCGCCGGGCGCGAGCAATTTCCGCGTGATGGACTGGCTGCTGGCCGGCTCGATGGGCCTGGCCAGCTTCATCTCGCAGGCGACCATGGTGGTGTTCCTGGTGTTCTTCCTGCTGCTGGCGGGCGACACCTTCAAGCGCAAGCTGGTCAAGCTGACCGGCCCTTCGCTGACACGCAAGAAGGTCACGGTACACATCCTGGAAGACATCAACACCTCGATCCAGAACTATATGTTCATGCTGCTCGTCACCAACACGCTGCTGGCCCTGCTGATGTGGGGCGTGCTGCGCATGATCGGACTGGAGAACGCGGGCGCCTGGGCCATCTTCGCGGGCGTGGCCCACATCATGCCGTACTTCGGGCCGCTCCTGATCACCTCGGCCACCGGCCTGGTCGCCTTCCTGCAGTTCGAGTCGCTGCGCATGGTGATCCTGGTAGCGGGCGCCTCGCTGGCGATCGCCACCCTGGTCGGCATGGTCGTCACCACCTGGATGACCGGCAAGATCGCCAAGATGAACCCGGCCGCGGTGTTCGTCAGCCTGCTGTTCTGGGGCTGGCTATGGGGGATGTGGGGCCTGCTGCTCGGCGTGCCCGTGGTGGTGGTGGTGAAGGTGGTGGCCGAGCGGGTGGAAGGAATGGAAGTGGTGGCCGAGCTGCTGGGCGAGTGAGCTGGCAGCCCGGCCGGGCGATCACGCAGTGTGATTGATCGCCACTCCCAGCCGCCGGTCCGGCGCGCTGCCGGTGCGGCGGTCGCGCGAGCCCGAGGTGCGGCGTTCGCGGATGCGGCGTTCCGGCCTGCCGTCGGGCAGGTCGCCCAGCGGTGATACTTCCTTCTTCCTGGCGTCCTTGCTCAGGCTGCCCAACTGGACCGCATACTGGCGGGCGAATTCGGCGCCCAGGAAGAAGATCTGCGCCGAGTAGTACACCCACAGCAGCAGGGCGATCAGCGAGCCGGCCGCGCCGAAGCTGCTGGCAGTGCCGCTGTTGCCGATGTACAGGCCAATCGCGTACTTCCCGAGGGTCCACATGATGGCCGTGCCGAGCGCGCCGATGGTCACGTCGTGCCAGGACAGCTTGACGCGCGGCAGCAGCTTGTAGATGGCCGCGAACATGGTGGCGATCACCAGGAAGCTGAAGGCCCAGGCGACCCAGCCGAGGATGATGGTGGCGTCATGCCACATCCCGCCGATGAATTTCTCTGCCACGGTCAGTGCGGCCGACACCACCAGCGAGGTCATCAGGAGCAGGGCAAGAGTCAGGATCAGGCCGAAAGACAGCAGGCGGGTGCGGATCGTGATCCACCAGCTCGCGTCCTTTGGCGGCGGTGCGTCC
This window of the Massilia sp. WG5 genome carries:
- a CDS encoding OmpA family protein, whose protein sequence is MKAHFLKSAMFAGAVLLAGCSTVPTTTATLDEARADYVAASNNPQVASNAPLEFRQASEALDRANQAAAKRESLDTIDRLAYVAKQRIATAQEVAKAKTAEAEIADASRQRDRVQLEARTAEAERAKREAAAANAQVATAQQQAQDAQAQAAAAQQQAAQLAERSARLEAILVELHAQKTERGMVVTIGDVLFGTDRAELNANGMATVRKLAEVMMQNPDRTVLVEGFTDSTGSHAHNQELSERRAQSVAQALTSLGVERQRVAMRGYGEAYPVASNDTASNRQLNRRVEIVLSNENAPIPPRATAR
- a CDS encoding bacterioferritin; this translates as MNETNSKLAHGFDIEEIRRAAANLEDGAVTEGYAADREAVIAMLNAALATELLCVLRYKRHYYTVSGPNTGHIKAEFLEHAQQEQDHADRIAERIVQLNGSPNFNPATLTQRSHAEYDDSEDVQAMIRADLIAERVAIESYRQMIQAIGDKDPTTKNMLIEILATEEEHADDMRDLLA
- a CDS encoding YqjD family protein; amino-acid sequence: MNGSLDDAGTDMQSLVKDAQSLLTAAASLTGTKADELRARGMRMLDAALGKSGEYKDQAVVKGKELARATDVYVKDNPWRTVAAAAGVGLLVGVLLGRK
- a CDS encoding phage holin family protein; translated protein: METKETVVHGPGLMGGITGLAKNLFGLVVSRVELAALELTEVRNHVIELVAIFAMAVLATWFALAYGTATIVALAWDEMGWKILLVMFFVFLIITGILVAKGLSMLKAGKLAFPETMKELRNDRDMLM
- a CDS encoding glycine zipper 2TM domain-containing protein, which produces MKAIRTLAALVAAGAILGGCASSDPYYGNNSGYRDGYNTGYNNGGYNNGGYNNGGYRDNASAGYGTIESIQVTNAEARTSGAGAIVGGLVGALAGNQVGSGGGRTAATVAGGVAGAAIGNNVERNRDAAAGQQMYAVNIRLDNGEYRTVMQDSVNDLRVGNRVRIVDGRVYRY
- a CDS encoding BON domain-containing protein; translation: MTMTKRIATAILTASVAFAVVGCAQTASHESTGQYLDDAGITTKVKAAFAADPNVKATEINVETYQGTVQLSGFVAQPQDAQRAADIARGVKGVTAVKNDIRVK
- a CDS encoding AI-2E family transporter; protein product: MQLAPSGNTSVESSESHAAAHPPASVRTPEDAAREAGLLHEEGAPTGEELGAMHGGLRLPVHVNARGMSLGILATVAFVFALQAAKNFLVPLLLGIFLAYTLSPVVRWLERWHVKRAIGATLVTAAILAGMAVTMQRLQGEFFNIVDGLPTLTHKVTRLLTEASDGQPSTIQQVQAAAAEIEQAAANAGSDARRAIQQKHAAPSSAPGASNFRVMDWLLAGSMGLASFISQATMVVFLVFFLLLAGDTFKRKLVKLTGPSLTRKKVTVHILEDINTSIQNYMFMLLVTNTLLALLMWGVLRMIGLENAGAWAIFAGVAHIMPYFGPLLITSATGLVAFLQFESLRMVILVAGASLAIATLVGMVVTTWMTGKIAKMNPAAVFVSLLFWGWLWGMWGLLLGVPVVVVVKVVAERVEGMEVVAELLGE
- a CDS encoding YihY/virulence factor BrkB family protein gives rise to the protein MDVKNLLPFSRKLMHVMRCAVTEWIDHRAASKGAALAFYSLFSLAPILVLVIAVAGFFYGTDAAQGQLLGQLRGLVGPQGAETIQAILAGARNKDSGLFATIVASVLLVVGATSAFAELKDSLDEIWDAPPPKDASWWITIRTRLLSFGLILTLALLLMTSLVVSAALTVAEKFIGGMWHDATIILGWVAWAFSFLVIATMFAAIYKLLPRVKLSWHDVTIGALGTAIMWTLGKYAIGLYIGNSGTASSFGAAGSLIALLLWVYYSAQIFFLGAEFARQYAVQLGSLSKDARKKEVSPLGDLPDGRPERRIRERRTSGSRDRRTGSAPDRRLGVAINHTA